In Gambusia affinis linkage group LG20, SWU_Gaff_1.0, whole genome shotgun sequence, the genomic window ttaatcattcCAGGTTTAAATTTAATCCTCGTTAAGTCGTTGCGCTTTCTTCTCAGTAATGTAGCACTTTTGTGTCTTAAATAATTCGTAGACCTCCGTTGTCGTGGAGCTGTGGTTTTGAGAACTCGTAGAGTAAAAcacgttcttcttcttctctcctcagTTTTTGACTGGGTTTGGGATGAGCGCTGCAAGTCGTCCGGCGCGTCCCTCAGCTGCGACGACAGGAAGGTGAGCTTCCACTCGGACTACAGCTGCGGCACGGCCGCCATCCGCGGCAACAGGGAGCTTTCAGAGGGCCAGCACTACTGGGAGGTGAAGATGACTTCTCCTGTCTACGGAACCGACATGGTCAGTTTCTACAAATCATTAAAACCTGAACCTAGGTTTTGGACCCGAACCCGCCTCTATTtccctgctggagggcaaaaaacTACAGCTGGGAATCGATGATTAGCAAAGGTTTTAGTTGTCAAATTGTCGATACGACGCGCTAAATCATAAATGTACctctgatatttaaaatataaatggacGCAGggctttgctactaattgtctACACTGTTACAACTTGATAACAAGGTCAGAAAAGTTTTAACTAAGAAAACAATAGCGAAtggaagtaggtcagttatgctagcttgactttgacaaccgtAACGTGTGATGTGGAATTAGGTGTTTTGGTTcaattaaaaacctttaaaaagggcgatccctaaccctaaccctaactaaTCAACCACCACTGTGTTgattagctaatagcagcgtagctaatctaccacagcaatcacttattaataatattaGGTATTAGATCCCAATATTATGGCTCTAAATGTAAACCTTTGCAAGACACTGAATACTGATTTACTTTCTGTTCTCTGCAGATGGTTGGGGTCGGAACCTCTGAGGTGAACCTGGACAAGTTCAAGTTCATCTTTGGCAGCCTGCTGGGCCACGATGAGGACAGCTGGGGCCTCTCATACACAGGTTAAACCTCTTCCTGTTCAAATATCTGGATTTCTATCCATATGAGccaattttaaaccaaaaataatgtttgtttgaaGGTCTGCTCCAACACAAAGGAGACAAAGTGAAGTTCTCCCCTCGGTTCGGTCAAGGCTCGGTCATAGGAGTTCACCTGGACACCTGGCACGGCACTTTGACCTTCTACAAGAATCGGCACTGCATAGGTAACGGTTGAAAAAAAGCTGCCATTGTAGCTCTGATTTAAGGGTTAAAGGGCATAAATAACGGATGACGGTCTGCTGCTGTAGCAAAATGGTTCCTCTCtttatgaaactgaaatatgaaccaAGATCAAatgtggagttcctcaaggccACGTAGTCGGGCCACTTTCATTCAGTTTATCAGAGATAACCATCCCAAACTCGTTAAGAACTGCAGCATGTCTTAACGATATGCAGAGCCGGCCCAAAGCGTAAGCAAACTCACCACCGTGATAAAATGCTTGAATTTGAACAAAGACTACAGATCCATagctttaatatttgtttattgctATACTTGTTTCCTCTGAATTATTTGtgaagctaaacaaataaatgttgtgCTAACAGGTGTGGCTGCTACCAAGCTGCAGAGCAAGAAGTTCTACCCCATGGTTTGCTCCACGGCCGCTAAGAGCAGCATGAAGGTGGTGTGCGCCTGCTATGCGCCGACCTCCCTGCAGTACCTCTGCTGCTCCCGGCTGCGCCAGATGTTGCCCAGTTGCCCTGACGTGGTTGACGCGTTGCAGCTGCCACCGGGCCTGCGCACCGTCCTGCAGAGTCGACTGGACTGGGTGTTCGCCCTCAGCAGCGGCCCGGACCCGTCCGAGGACGATGACTGCATGCAGACAAGTGTGCCTTCCAGCCCAAGTGCCTGCGCCGAGCTGGCGCCTCAGGATCGGCCCGCAGTATGCCACTGTCCGCCGACTCCACCGAGCAGCGACTAC contains:
- the spsb3b gene encoding SPRY domain-containing SOCS box protein 3, with the translated sequence MSLCSTTFREISARAAMLRRSRSGKTRHVAWSETWQDADILTAGGREEWDSQSVTQIGDLESETDQLVGTGTGAGSEVVVLSFAVPGKQESNQELNPSLWAADDREEDQVFDWVWDERCKSSGASLSCDDRKVSFHSDYSCGTAAIRGNRELSEGQHYWEVKMTSPVYGTDMMVGVGTSEVNLDKFKFIFGSLLGHDEDSWGLSYTGLLQHKGDKVKFSPRFGQGSVIGVHLDTWHGTLTFYKNRHCIGVAATKLQSKKFYPMVCSTAAKSSMKVVCACYAPTSLQYLCCSRLRQMLPSCPDVVDALQLPPGLRTVLQSRLDWVFALSSGPDPSEDDDCMQTSVPSSPSACAELAPQDRPAVCHCPPTPPSSDYDSCCSDPEDYQCKRCRWT